A window from Carbonactinospora thermoautotrophica encodes these proteins:
- a CDS encoding sirohydrochlorin chelatase: protein MSKALLIVGHGTRSDHGVAEFDRFVDRVRRLAPAHGIPAVEGGFIELAPPPVTDAVGKLVAAGQTEFAAVPLVLVAAGHAKGDIPAALKRELARYPGISYRYGRPLGPHPTLLSLMEERLDAVLPRAERPGTAVLVVGRGSTDPDANAEVHKVARLFWEGRGFAFAETAFVSLAWPGVPEGLERCRLLGARRIVVLPYFLFPGVLPDRIVTQAKEYATGHPDLDVRIADLIGDCDGLADLVLERYWEALGGDIRMNCDSCVYRVALPGFEHRVGAPQRPHDHPHDPADPHGHHHHGHGHAHEHGHHHGNAHGHGGHGHAH from the coding sequence GTGAGCAAGGCGCTGCTCATCGTCGGCCACGGCACCCGCAGCGACCACGGGGTGGCGGAGTTCGACCGGTTCGTCGACCGGGTGCGCCGGCTCGCCCCCGCGCACGGCATCCCCGCGGTGGAGGGCGGTTTCATCGAGCTGGCCCCGCCCCCGGTCACCGACGCGGTCGGCAAACTGGTTGCCGCCGGCCAGACCGAGTTCGCGGCCGTGCCGCTGGTGCTCGTCGCCGCCGGGCACGCCAAGGGCGACATCCCCGCCGCGCTCAAGCGGGAGCTGGCCCGGTACCCGGGGATCTCCTACCGGTACGGCCGCCCGCTCGGCCCGCATCCCACCTTGCTTTCCCTGATGGAGGAGCGGCTGGACGCGGTGCTGCCGCGCGCGGAGCGGCCCGGCACCGCCGTGCTGGTCGTCGGCCGCGGCTCGACCGACCCGGACGCGAACGCCGAGGTCCACAAGGTGGCCCGGCTGTTCTGGGAGGGCCGCGGGTTCGCGTTCGCCGAGACCGCCTTCGTCTCGCTCGCCTGGCCCGGGGTGCCCGAGGGCCTGGAACGCTGCCGCCTGCTGGGGGCGCGGCGCATCGTCGTCCTGCCGTACTTCCTGTTCCCCGGCGTGCTGCCGGACCGGATCGTCACGCAGGCGAAGGAGTACGCGACCGGCCACCCCGATCTGGACGTCCGCATCGCCGACCTGATCGGGGACTGCGACGGGCTGGCCGACCTGGTGCTCGAGCGGTACTGGGAGGCGCTCGGCGGCGACATCCGGATGAACTGCGACTCCTGCGTCTACCGGGTGGCCCTGCCCGGGTTCGAGCACCGCGTCGGCGCCCCGCAGCGCCCGCACGACCACCCCCACGACCCGGCCGACCCGCACGGGCACCACCATCACGGTCACGGGCATGCGCACGAGCACGGGCACCATCACGGGAACGCGCACGGGCACGGAGGGCACGGGCATGCCCACTGA